TTTCCCGAATTAAAAATGGAACGATTTACGATCCTGCCAACGGCGTGAACGGCGAAGTGCGCGACTTGTGGATTCAGGACGGCAAAATCATTTCTACTCCCCCCAACGCAGATACATTTTCGGGAAAAACACTGGATGCGACCGGTTATGTGGTGATGCCGGGCGGGATCGATATGCACTGTCATATCGCGGGTCCGAAAGTCAACGCCGGACGCAAAATGACGCCCGAGATGAAACGCAACGCCCCCCCTATTTATCGTAGCGAACATACACGTTCCGGAACGGGAGGCGTGGTTCCCAGCACATTCGCCACCGGATATCTGTTCGCCAGTATCGGCTATACCACCGCCATGGATGCCGCGATCCCCGGTCTGCACGCACGACATGCACATGAAGAACTGCAGGATACGCCCATTCTGGACAAGGGTTTTTACCTGCTGTTCGGCAACAACCATTTCGTGATGAAGCATCTACGGAATCAGGATGAGAAAGCCCTGGACTCTTATTGCAGCTGGCTATTGGAATCAGCCAAAGGTTACACGATCAAAATTGTGAATCCAGGCGGTGTTGAAGACTGGAAACAAATCAGTCGTAAATCAATAAAGGAACTGGATTCTCCCGTTCAGAATTTCGGCGTCACTCCCCGACAGATTGTGCGCGGCCTGGCCGGTACAGCCGACCGACTGAAACTGCCGCACTCCGTACATATTCACTGTAACAATCTGGGAATCCCCGGAAACTGGGAAACCACGTTGAATACAATGGAGTCGCTGGAAGGTCACCGCGGACATCTGGCCCATGTCCAGTTTCATTCGTATGACGGTGATCCGAATGACCCGACCAGTTTTTCCTCGGCGACACAGAAACTGGTCGACTATGTCAACTCCCATGAAAACATCACCGTCGATGTCGGTCATATCAACCCCGGATTGACGCTCTCAATGACGGGGGACACCCCCTTCAGTCAATTTTTGCATAACATTAACCGCAACAAGTGGTATACCGCCGACTGTGAACTGGAAAGCAGTTGTGGCGTGATTCCAATTGAATACCGCCCGCAACGCAGCTTAATCAATGCCGTCCAATGGGCCATCGCACTGGAATGGTATCTATTGATGGAAGATCCCTGGCGGGTAATCATGACCAGCGACCATCCGAATGGAGGGGCGTTCTATCATTATCCGGAGATCATTTATCTGCTGATGGATAAGAGTTTCCGTCAGGAATTTCTGTCTCAGATGCCGGAAGAAATTCGCGAACGAAGTGTATTGGCTGATCTGGAGCGTGAATACTCGCTCTACGAAATCGCCATCATCACGCGTGCCGCCCCCGCCCGTGTTCTGGGTATGAAAGACAAAGGACAGCTGGGCGTGGGAGCAGATGCTGACATTACCATCTATTCACCTCAACAAAACCGTCAGGAAATGTTTGAACGCCCGCGCTGGGTCTTTAAAGATGGTCAACTTGTCGTAGCGGACGGAGAAATTCAGGAACATCAGTTCGGCCGAACCTTTTTTACAGCGCCCGATTTTGATCAGGAATTTTTACCGCATATCAAAGAATGGTTTGACGAGAACTACTCGATCCGGTTCCGTAACTACCAGATTGAGAAGCAGGAAATTCCTCAAGCAGAACAAGTCACTTGCGGACAAAAATAGTTAACCTATCAGCAAGAAAGAAAAGAGAGAGAAAGTTGCCATGAGTTGGGATAAAATCGTTCAAAGCCACTATCCGGATGCTCTGACCTGCTCGCAGGCTGCGGAAGAAAACCTGAATTACATTGAACAGGAGCTGGGGGGAGACCGGCGCACGACACTGA
This genomic interval from Gimesia alba contains the following:
- a CDS encoding formylmethanofuran dehydrogenase subunit A, which translates into the protein MSVSRIKNGTIYDPANGVNGEVRDLWIQDGKIISTPPNADTFSGKTLDATGYVVMPGGIDMHCHIAGPKVNAGRKMTPEMKRNAPPIYRSEHTRSGTGGVVPSTFATGYLFASIGYTTAMDAAIPGLHARHAHEELQDTPILDKGFYLLFGNNHFVMKHLRNQDEKALDSYCSWLLESAKGYTIKIVNPGGVEDWKQISRKSIKELDSPVQNFGVTPRQIVRGLAGTADRLKLPHSVHIHCNNLGIPGNWETTLNTMESLEGHRGHLAHVQFHSYDGDPNDPTSFSSATQKLVDYVNSHENITVDVGHINPGLTLSMTGDTPFSQFLHNINRNKWYTADCELESSCGVIPIEYRPQRSLINAVQWAIALEWYLLMEDPWRVIMTSDHPNGGAFYHYPEIIYLLMDKSFRQEFLSQMPEEIRERSVLADLEREYSLYEIAIITRAAPARVLGMKDKGQLGVGADADITIYSPQQNRQEMFERPRWVFKDGQLVVADGEIQEHQFGRTFFTAPDFDQEFLPHIKEWFDENYSIRFRNYQIEKQEIPQAEQVTCGQK